A window from Triticum aestivum cultivar Chinese Spring chromosome 6D, IWGSC CS RefSeq v2.1, whole genome shotgun sequence encodes these proteins:
- the LOC123145718 gene encoding zinc finger protein 8, which translates to MATPQEVRRVDSFSQLPFIRPAAAAAQQQQARDTIRLFGREFSNNDALQQHQQQQRKQEAGAGSPDAANGSTVTSEGNGSGAKGGASGAAAGDTRKFECHYCCRNFPTSQALGGHQNAHKRERQHAKRAHLQASLAMHRYVPGGHHMYGALLNYHHHHPAAGRYDQPPPHYPMWTTAAMGPYGGGGPGSMSQPIDGSPVAQAQGHWRVPLPAVENFGAAVRHGAADMPPAVVVQPGEVITCKDEKVVMSLLSSSPSLSSCSSTSPEKLGRCELGQQEALSLDLHL; encoded by the coding sequence ATGGCGACGCCGCAGGAGGTGCGCAGGGTCGACTCGTTCTCCCAGCTGCCGTTCATCAggccggctgcggcggcggcgcagcagcAGCAGGCGAGGGACACCATCCGGCTCTTCGGCCGTGAGTTCTCCAACAACGACGCCCtgcagcagcaccagcagcagcagcgcaagcaggAGGCTGGCGCCGGCTCCCCGGACGCCGCCAACGGGAGCACCGTCACGTCCGAGGGAAACGGCAGTGGCGCCAAGGGCGGCGCGTCTGGGGCGGCGGCCGGGGACACGAGGAAGTTCGAGTGCCACTACTGCTGCCGCAACTTCCCGACGTCGCAGGCGCTGGGCGGGCACCAGAACGCGCACAAGCGGGAGCGCCAGCACGCCAAGCGGGCCCACCTGCAGGCCTCCCTCGCCATGCACCGCTACGTCCCCGGCGGCCACCACATGTACGGCGCCCTCCTcaactaccaccaccaccaccccgctGCCGGccgctacgaccagccgccgccgcACTACCCGATGTGGACGACCGCCGCCATGGGGCCCTACGGCGGGGGCGGCCCGGGGTCCATGTCGCAGCCCATCGACGGCAGCCCCGTCGCGCAGGCGCAGGGCCACTGGAGGGTGCCCCTGCCGGCCGTGGAGAACTTCGGCGCAGCAGTCCGTCACGGCGCAGCCGACATGCCGCCGGCCGTGGTGGTGCAGCCCGGGGAGGTGATAACCTGCAAGGACGAGAAGGTGGTGATGAGCCTGCTctcgtcgtcgccgtcgttgtcgtcctGCTCCTCCACGTCGCCGGAGAAGCTAGGTAGGTGTGAATTGGGGCAGCAGGAGGCTCTTAGCTTGGACCTCCATTTGTAA